From the genome of Halorussus sp. MSC15.2, one region includes:
- a CDS encoding DUF6895 family protein, with protein sequence MSDKTHAAVPTELISCNNVVDRAETFKEHTDHWMNENADQFDPFYWTDTGTREVRRKALTEAAHYLYVADMHDDSAAPQLKNLLATRANDESFYRLLRRKPTELDKLGYPLVYLSTIDELDPNAKRVLDDVLDWPETWSKSRLPARQLDLWNLCRMYGYDGHDFDLNQLLDHGYATRSLNMAQVNQNDVYGLTHEFLYYHNLGSGSDAFPDEPLEYNHPSVLQAGILRFMIEGHTDLVAELLICGVLQRQVPPGLARFTFSWLFDHLDDDGYLSFSVESTEELKKVRWTRHRQLGRK encoded by the coding sequence ATGAGTGACAAAACACACGCAGCAGTTCCCACTGAACTGATTTCCTGTAACAACGTCGTAGACCGAGCGGAAACATTCAAAGAACACACTGACCACTGGATGAACGAGAATGCCGACCAATTCGACCCATTCTACTGGACAGACACCGGAACCCGTGAGGTTCGTCGAAAAGCCCTCACAGAGGCAGCACATTACTTGTACGTCGCCGACATGCATGACGACTCCGCAGCACCGCAACTCAAAAATTTGCTTGCGACTCGAGCAAATGATGAATCGTTCTACCGTCTACTGCGACGAAAGCCAACCGAACTCGACAAGCTAGGGTATCCACTGGTATATCTCTCCACAATAGACGAACTTGACCCAAATGCAAAGCGCGTTCTGGACGATGTTCTGGACTGGCCAGAAACGTGGTCAAAGAGCCGTCTCCCTGCTCGCCAACTTGATCTGTGGAATCTATGCCGTATGTATGGATACGACGGTCACGACTTCGATCTTAACCAGTTACTTGACCACGGCTACGCCACTCGGTCACTGAATATGGCGCAAGTCAATCAAAATGATGTATATGGACTGACGCATGAGTTTCTTTACTATCATAATCTCGGCAGTGGAAGCGATGCATTCCCGGACGAACCGCTTGAATACAATCACCCTTCCGTGCTTCAGGCGGGTATCCTTCGATTTATGATTGAGGGACACACCGACCTCGTCGCAGAATTACTGATTTGTGGCGTGTTACAGCGACAGGTGCCGCCAGGACTGGCGCGTTTTACCTTCAGTTGGCTGTTCGATCATTTGGACGACGACGGCTATCTTTCGTTCTCAGTTGAGAGTACGGAGGAATTGAAAAAAGTTCGTTGGACCAGGCATAGACAATTGGGAAGGAAGTGA
- a CDS encoding lanthionine synthetase LanC family protein: MTEQFTQAEDIRCEVKSIVEDVERTGVTFEDGTTGRVGFMSSLDGLNLKTRNGLYSGQIGIALYFAAMYQYFEDEIYREKAEQAVDFIFDRDEEELVDTAYIGAGAGVGSLVYGLDLLSELTDNQRYRNRAADLVSELSKEIIEDDDQYDMLLGAAGTVTGLLRHWEHSDNSEALDKAILCGEHLLDSRYDKWADYKLWDTSRKEGTLSTSTGMGHGVAGISYSLYRLYQHTQRDAFRVAARNALEFENLFYSKHQHNWKSNFVGIKHYSHWWCNGLAGIGHARLGSLQYRTSETLERDMNRVRNGLEPQLLAEDSVCHGTFAQINLLIDLGRMYDEQYLEAAWELASDAIERRRRAGSYRVDPGHIDGIDNPVFFLGTTGVGYTLLRLLAPAEIPSVLRFE, from the coding sequence ATGACTGAACAATTCACTCAAGCGGAAGACATTCGCTGCGAAGTAAAGTCGATAGTCGAAGATGTCGAACGGACAGGAGTCACGTTCGAAGATGGCACAACTGGCCGAGTTGGGTTTATGTCCTCCCTTGATGGCCTGAACTTAAAGACTCGGAACGGTCTTTACTCTGGACAAATCGGAATCGCTCTCTACTTTGCAGCGATGTACCAATACTTTGAAGACGAAATATACCGTGAAAAAGCAGAACAGGCGGTAGATTTCATCTTTGATAGGGACGAAGAAGAACTAGTCGACACCGCATACATCGGTGCTGGAGCGGGTGTTGGGTCGTTAGTTTACGGACTAGACTTACTCTCGGAACTCACTGACAACCAACGATATCGGAATCGAGCTGCAGACCTCGTCTCCGAACTGTCTAAAGAAATCATTGAGGACGATGACCAATACGATATGTTGCTCGGTGCTGCGGGCACCGTTACTGGATTACTGCGTCACTGGGAGCACTCGGATAACTCTGAGGCGTTGGATAAAGCGATTCTATGTGGCGAACATCTACTTGATAGCAGGTACGACAAGTGGGCGGACTACAAGTTGTGGGATACGAGTCGAAAGGAGGGTACTCTCAGTACCTCGACGGGAATGGGTCACGGAGTCGCGGGCATCAGTTATTCGCTCTATCGATTGTATCAACACACCCAACGCGATGCATTCCGGGTTGCCGCAAGGAACGCCCTTGAGTTCGAGAATCTATTCTACTCGAAACACCAGCATAATTGGAAGTCAAACTTTGTGGGTATCAAACACTACTCGCACTGGTGGTGTAATGGTTTAGCTGGTATTGGTCATGCGCGCCTTGGTAGTCTCCAATACCGCACCTCGGAGACGCTTGAGCGTGACATGAACCGTGTTCGAAACGGTCTCGAACCGCAGTTGCTAGCTGAGGATTCGGTTTGTCACGGTACGTTCGCTCAGATTAATCTTCTTATCGATCTTGGGCGAATGTATGACGAGCAGTACCTCGAAGCGGCATGGGAGTTGGCGTCTGACGCCATCGAGAGGCGACGGCGGGCCGGTTCTTATCGGGTGGATCCGGGCCATATCGATGGCATTGATAACCCTGTGTTTTTCTTGGGCACGACTGGAGTCGGATATACGCTTCTCCGACTGTTGGCTCCCGCGGAAATACCGTCTGTTCTTCGCTTTGAGTAG
- the lanM gene encoding type 2 lanthipeptide synthetase LanM, translating into MNPDYYHIAATGELLHDRVQNGHASQRETAPTDSDKQSSPFDDIDSNQVDILWKESKLDSDNIDSYVQFDRWPDDEDLPQWITEFTGIVETLSTVDTTQTTPYDGKDVPFEHILWPIVKESRSRLTAEMSLKRVSEDGLQDFEWLLLDQLAEVAAQALHIDYISYIYETDSEVLENDQLSSESTEWYDAYVTAFFEKRAASFFEEFPMAAKLITIVSRQWRAMVTQFLSRLNDDIQELNRVVNIGDGEQVVGISGKGDLHSGGSQVLLVEFNTGNEVVYKPRSIDPENRLYDFETWVYETFDDVPELRTPATLVRPDYGWIEKVEQADHSEIETIEQYYRGAGALLCVLYVLNVTDCHFENLIATDNSPVLVDPETILEMNSTPVDKPQRKMNEKLRRHIMNNSVIGIGALPHDAIPDDTSGIAGIDGREARNQHISWKDVNTDAIDIEYHTPVGSREKNFPTLSGKPAPPSQFVDEIADGFEATYDAIKGASDRVTDLVSDQFDSLQTRVLLRNSRVYSLVLKALTTPKYLRSGALYSYKIREVLSTRPDSPVVRRETKMPELSPTLWDEIIKAEREALHRGDIPKFTVYSDDPGLYFDDEKILSALTEKTGVERFMDRIEDLCERDKRQQVGLIRACLSELNGERKPHPEGKI; encoded by the coding sequence ATGAATCCGGATTATTATCACATTGCAGCGACGGGAGAATTACTACACGACCGAGTGCAGAACGGACACGCGTCTCAGCGTGAAACGGCACCGACTGATTCAGACAAACAGTCATCACCCTTCGATGATATTGACAGTAATCAAGTCGATATTCTCTGGAAGGAATCAAAACTCGACTCCGACAACATCGATTCGTACGTCCAGTTCGACCGGTGGCCAGACGACGAGGATTTACCCCAATGGATTACAGAGTTCACCGGCATTGTCGAGACACTTTCTACAGTCGATACGACCCAAACAACACCTTACGACGGCAAAGATGTCCCGTTCGAACATATTCTCTGGCCAATCGTCAAAGAGAGTCGCAGTCGTCTCACTGCAGAGATGAGTCTTAAACGAGTATCTGAAGATGGTTTACAAGACTTCGAGTGGTTGTTGCTTGATCAACTCGCCGAAGTCGCTGCACAAGCACTCCATATCGATTATATCTCCTACATCTACGAGACAGATTCGGAGGTACTCGAAAACGACCAACTCTCCTCGGAATCAACGGAATGGTACGATGCGTACGTTACTGCGTTCTTTGAGAAACGAGCAGCATCGTTCTTCGAGGAGTTTCCGATGGCTGCGAAGCTCATCACCATTGTGAGTCGCCAGTGGCGGGCCATGGTCACACAGTTCCTGTCTCGATTGAATGACGACATACAAGAACTCAACCGTGTTGTCAACATTGGCGATGGTGAGCAAGTTGTCGGGATTTCTGGGAAAGGAGATTTACATTCAGGGGGGAGTCAGGTACTGCTCGTTGAGTTCAACACTGGAAACGAAGTCGTGTACAAGCCACGGAGCATCGACCCAGAGAACCGTCTGTACGACTTCGAGACTTGGGTGTACGAGACATTTGATGATGTGCCTGAATTAAGGACGCCAGCGACACTGGTCAGACCCGACTACGGGTGGATAGAAAAAGTTGAGCAGGCGGACCATTCGGAAATCGAGACCATCGAACAGTATTATCGCGGAGCAGGAGCACTACTGTGTGTTCTTTACGTGTTGAATGTCACTGACTGCCACTTCGAGAATCTAATCGCTACAGATAATTCTCCTGTTCTGGTGGATCCCGAGACGATACTTGAAATGAACAGTACACCCGTTGATAAACCTCAGCGGAAAATGAACGAGAAGCTCCGTCGTCATATTATGAATAATAGCGTTATTGGTATTGGAGCGCTCCCTCACGACGCGATTCCTGACGATACTTCTGGGATAGCTGGAATCGATGGGCGAGAAGCACGAAACCAACACATCTCGTGGAAAGATGTTAATACCGACGCAATCGACATTGAATATCATACCCCTGTGGGATCGCGGGAAAAGAACTTCCCGACATTGTCTGGGAAGCCTGCACCGCCGAGCCAGTTCGTTGACGAAATCGCAGATGGTTTCGAGGCGACGTATGATGCTATCAAAGGCGCGAGCGACCGCGTGACGGATCTCGTTTCGGACCAGTTCGACAGCCTCCAGACGAGAGTTCTTCTCCGTAATTCAAGAGTATATAGCTTAGTTCTGAAGGCACTTACGACACCGAAATATCTCCGGAGTGGCGCACTCTACAGCTATAAAATTCGAGAGGTTCTCTCGACACGCCCAGACTCACCGGTGGTTAGACGTGAGACGAAAATGCCGGAACTTAGTCCAACGCTATGGGATGAAATAATCAAAGCCGAGCGTGAGGCCCTCCATCGGGGCGACATCCCGAAATTTACAGTATACTCGGACGACCCCGGACTGTACTTCGACGACGAGAAGATACTCTCAGCACTGACCGAAAAAACGGGCGTGGAGCGATTTATGGACCGAATTGAGGATTTATGCGAACGCGACAAGCGACAGCAGGTCGGGTTGATTCGAGCGTGTTTGAGCGAACTGAATGGTGAGCGGAAACCACATCCGGAGGGAAAAATATGA
- a CDS encoding sporulation protein has protein sequence MDENNVLTSHSVSEGTIEISLSQNYVVIGESTDIDVTFRGTNCQWEIKEIALALNVPYRTGDDFQRATIDRFTLVSDATFETELTETRTSTITIPWETPETVGSIDVISSIKIFTEEETTTYERHIDVTAPQLQAVFKSMIELGFTPRDFECVEAAATCDTPFVQRLVFQPVEGSFQSKFDKLELLCRSSEGTVTVFAAGDGNVCPKDMTNWENIPQTKIERTDEGVVYDHIKSFIEEI, from the coding sequence ATGGACGAAAACAACGTTCTTACAAGCCACAGCGTCAGTGAGGGTACAATCGAAATCAGTCTCTCACAAAATTACGTCGTCATCGGGGAAAGTACGGACATCGATGTCACGTTCCGGGGGACGAACTGTCAATGGGAAATTAAAGAAATTGCCCTCGCGCTCAACGTTCCGTATCGAACTGGAGATGACTTTCAGCGGGCCACTATTGACCGATTTACTCTTGTTTCTGATGCCACGTTTGAAACCGAACTCACAGAGACGCGGACTTCGACCATTACGATTCCATGGGAGACCCCTGAGACTGTCGGTAGTATTGATGTAATCTCTTCGATAAAAATTTTCACAGAAGAAGAGACCACGACCTACGAGCGACACATTGATGTCACGGCACCGCAACTGCAAGCGGTTTTTAAGTCTATGATTGAGTTGGGGTTCACTCCAAGAGACTTTGAGTGCGTCGAAGCGGCTGCTACCTGTGATACCCCGTTTGTCCAGCGACTCGTATTTCAGCCTGTTGAAGGGTCATTCCAGTCCAAATTCGACAAACTGGAGCTATTATGCCGGTCGAGTGAGGGGACAGTTACGGTGTTTGCGGCAGGTGATGGCAACGTCTGTCCAAAGGATATGACTAATTGGGAGAATATCCCTCAAACGAAAATTGAACGAACTGATGAAGGTGTAGTCTACGACCACATTAAGTCGTTCATTGAAGAGATTTAG
- a CDS encoding ABC transporter permease, giving the protein MATDSSKLTELADDDSPSLLALVKVVFYKQYVLFVRYPVNTASLFLTLVAFFSLVFFGGKAIAGPSLTDSLNGIIVGFFLFTLSITSYSGLAWNVTREAQWGTLERLFMSPHGFRTVMAVKSIVNIAFSFLWGAGLLVFMMATTGRWLTVDPLTILPLLALTLMSIVGIGFLFAGLALVYKRIENLFQIVQFAFVGLIAAPAGDLEVLKLLPVTHGSYLTRRAMEDSIRLWEFPATEIGLLVATSVVYFTIGYYSFYRAGIRARQNGLLGHY; this is encoded by the coding sequence TTGGCGACTGACAGTAGCAAGCTGACGGAACTAGCTGACGATGATAGTCCGTCCTTGCTAGCCTTGGTGAAAGTTGTTTTTTATAAACAGTACGTTCTTTTCGTTCGTTATCCCGTTAATACAGCGAGTCTGTTCTTGACGCTTGTAGCGTTCTTTTCGTTGGTCTTCTTTGGCGGAAAGGCTATTGCAGGCCCTTCATTAACCGATTCTCTCAACGGAATTATTGTTGGATTCTTCCTTTTTACCCTCTCGATTACGTCCTACTCCGGACTCGCGTGGAACGTTACGCGTGAGGCACAGTGGGGTACTCTAGAGCGGTTGTTCATGTCCCCTCACGGATTCCGGACTGTCATGGCCGTCAAATCAATCGTTAACATCGCTTTCAGTTTCCTTTGGGGGGCAGGACTACTGGTGTTCATGATGGCTACAACAGGCCGTTGGCTGACTGTTGACCCGCTAACGATACTTCCATTGTTAGCGCTTACTTTGATGTCAATCGTTGGTATTGGATTCTTGTTTGCTGGGCTTGCTCTCGTATACAAACGCATCGAGAACTTGTTTCAAATTGTCCAGTTTGCATTCGTTGGACTAATCGCCGCTCCAGCTGGAGATTTAGAAGTCCTGAAGCTTCTTCCAGTCACCCACGGTAGTTATTTGACTCGAAGAGCGATGGAAGACAGTATTCGACTCTGGGAATTCCCGGCAACTGAAATTGGTCTTCTTGTCGCTACAAGCGTCGTCTATTTCACAATCGGCTACTACAGTTTCTATCGGGCAGGAATTAGAGCGCGACAGAACGGATTGCTCGGCCACTACTAA
- a CDS encoding ABC transporter ATP-binding protein: protein MKTDEPPAIRVEGLKKTFGDGESAVTAIDDISFEIERGTVVGILGPNGAGKTTTIKSMLGLILPDAGDVEITGRDVHEQPNYAYENVGAILEGARNIYWKLTVQENLSFFAGIGGDNPSDLRDRHETLLKQFDLDDYADTPVNDLSRGMKQKVSLASTLARDVDVVFMDEPTLGLDIETSLELRTELNRLANEDVTIVLCSHDMDVIETVCDSVLILNDGSIIEYDEVDALLDLFHTRQYEITLERPVANRVRQRLEQTVAADITETDNRLTATFTVVEGNEIYDAVNILQDDQQDIREITSVEPDLEDVFLRLTETDPRPTDDSRAVQEVSNIGD from the coding sequence ATGAAAACAGATGAACCGCCGGCAATCCGCGTCGAAGGGTTGAAAAAAACATTCGGAGACGGTGAATCTGCTGTTACTGCCATCGATGATATATCATTCGAAATAGAGCGTGGTACCGTTGTCGGCATACTTGGCCCGAACGGGGCAGGAAAGACAACGACGATTAAGTCAATGCTGGGTTTGATACTTCCTGATGCAGGAGATGTTGAAATCACGGGACGAGACGTTCATGAACAACCGAATTACGCGTATGAAAACGTAGGTGCGATACTTGAAGGTGCACGAAATATCTACTGGAAACTCACGGTGCAGGAAAATCTCTCGTTTTTTGCGGGCATTGGTGGGGATAATCCGAGTGATTTACGCGACCGGCACGAGACACTGTTGAAACAATTCGATCTTGACGACTACGCCGACACGCCAGTCAATGATCTTTCTCGTGGAATGAAACAGAAAGTCTCTCTGGCCTCCACCTTAGCGCGTGACGTTGATGTCGTTTTCATGGACGAGCCGACTCTCGGACTCGACATTGAGACGTCGCTTGAACTCCGTACCGAACTCAATAGACTTGCCAACGAGGACGTAACGATTGTGCTCTGTAGTCACGACATGGATGTCATCGAAACGGTGTGTGACAGTGTTTTAATACTCAACGATGGCTCTATCATCGAGTATGACGAGGTTGACGCGCTGTTGGACCTATTCCACACACGTCAATACGAAATCACTCTCGAACGTCCAGTTGCCAATCGCGTCCGACAGCGCCTGGAACAGACAGTAGCTGCGGACATCACAGAAACCGATAATCGACTTACCGCGACATTCACCGTTGTTGAAGGGAACGAAATATATGATGCAGTGAACATCCTGCAGGATGACCAGCAGGACATTCGGGAGATTACCTCTGTTGAACCGGACTTAGAGGATGTCTTCCTTCGACTTACCGAAACAGATCCGCGACCGACAGACGATTCAAGAGCCGTACAGGAGGTGAGCAATATTGGCGACTGA
- a CDS encoding ABC transporter permease: MHRLYNIARADFLQRVRSRRLLVVLAIIAYIGFLVNVGQIELAYQVTDGSTTTNYHGVNTAAFIGLKAGLTGSAVVLFGGFYLMKNTLERDRLYDVDQLVASTPVSERTYLAGKWLSNVALGVVILLTLGFATIANHAIHGVGPTNPLPLLAPLFAFALPVCALVGAVALFFETVDRLSGTLGNILYVILATFSLAALAATQNSMPGAIPLQARAGDIMGHIAIYDLTVDALLTEAPNYGGGVPSIGTLDGDKTFRYAGGSWPLWIYAQRIGLFVPAITIVLATTVLFDRTPSHESSDGSGWLARLVAVVPGVGQEDAPIEDDTEPPSIDSMSLTSVTDRDAGGFGRLVAAEVRLALRGQPWWWYVGAVALAGSPILMLTTGGSTDAAVAPARQIVLPLAFVWPIFIWSGMGVRTVKHRMTNLVLSSKYANRQLIAEWLAGVAVAASISGGLFVLFVGAGQLELLVGYAGGVLFAPSLAIATGIWSRSTWLFEIVYLMIWYVGPLNSAVPLDFIGSTTGSIEAGVPLAFVGVSLVLFGAAVLRRRAEVQ, translated from the coding sequence ATGCATCGACTCTACAACATCGCACGGGCAGATTTTCTGCAACGAGTCCGGTCGCGCCGCCTGTTGGTTGTTCTTGCGATTATCGCGTATATCGGGTTTCTCGTCAACGTCGGACAAATCGAACTGGCCTATCAAGTCACCGACGGGAGTACCACGACGAATTATCACGGGGTGAACACAGCGGCATTCATCGGATTGAAGGCCGGATTGACTGGGTCGGCAGTCGTCCTATTTGGCGGGTTCTATCTGATGAAGAATACGCTTGAACGTGACCGGCTATACGACGTTGACCAGTTAGTTGCCAGCACTCCGGTTTCAGAGAGGACATACCTCGCTGGAAAGTGGCTCAGCAACGTTGCTCTCGGCGTGGTGATTCTCCTCACGCTCGGATTTGCAACCATCGCCAATCACGCAATTCACGGCGTTGGACCGACGAATCCACTCCCACTGTTAGCACCGCTATTCGCGTTCGCGCTTCCAGTCTGTGCCCTCGTTGGTGCTGTCGCTCTCTTTTTCGAGACGGTAGATCGGTTGAGCGGCACACTCGGCAATATCTTGTATGTGATACTCGCGACGTTCTCGCTCGCTGCATTAGCTGCGACACAGAATTCGATGCCCGGGGCGATTCCACTCCAAGCGAGGGCGGGTGACATCATGGGACATATAGCAATATACGATCTGACGGTTGACGCGTTACTCACTGAAGCCCCGAACTACGGCGGTGGGGTGCCATCGATTGGAACACTCGATGGTGACAAGACGTTCCGCTACGCTGGGGGTAGTTGGCCACTCTGGATTTATGCACAACGCATCGGCCTGTTCGTGCCTGCTATCACCATCGTGCTCGCCACGACGGTGTTGTTTGACCGAACGCCGTCACACGAATCATCGGACGGATCCGGATGGCTTGCGCGACTCGTCGCAGTCGTGCCAGGAGTCGGCCAAGAAGATGCTCCTATCGAAGATGACACCGAACCCCCGTCAATTGATTCGATGTCGCTCACATCTGTGACTGATCGTGACGCTGGTGGTTTTGGGCGACTCGTCGCTGCGGAGGTTCGACTTGCGCTTAGAGGGCAACCTTGGTGGTGGTACGTTGGTGCAGTCGCTCTTGCTGGGAGTCCAATTCTTATGCTTACGACTGGTGGGTCAACAGATGCGGCGGTCGCGCCTGCTCGCCAAATTGTCCTCCCACTTGCGTTCGTGTGGCCGATATTCATCTGGTCGGGCATGGGCGTGCGGACGGTGAAGCATCGAATGACGAACTTGGTGCTGTCGTCAAAATATGCGAATAGACAGCTCATAGCAGAGTGGCTTGCGGGTGTCGCCGTCGCCGCGAGTATCAGTGGTGGTCTGTTCGTATTGTTTGTCGGCGCCGGTCAACTAGAACTACTTGTCGGGTATGCGGGCGGGGTCTTGTTTGCTCCGTCACTAGCCATTGCGACGGGAATCTGGAGTCGGTCTACGTGGTTGTTCGAAATCGTGTACCTAATGATTTGGTACGTCGGACCGCTCAACAGTGCTGTGCCACTCGATTTCATCGGCTCGACAACAGGGAGTATTGAAGCAGGCGTCCCACTCGCGTTCGTTGGCGTGAGCCTCGTCTTGTTCGGTGCCGCAGTGCTCCGTCGTCGAGCAGAAGTCCAATAA
- a CDS encoding ABC transporter ATP-binding protein, which produces MKLRTEELGKKYAEDTWGIRDVSLELNEGIHGLLGPNGAGKSTLMNILTTVMKPTTGTAYWEGTDIVASPNAVRSILGYLPQDFGVYPDLTLEEFLEYMAALRGLDNETASARIDEMITLTNLSDVRNRKLKTFSGGMRQRVGIAQALLNDPDLLIADEPTVGLDPEERVRLRSALSNTAADRVVILSTHIVPDVEATANKIAILDDGQLLTHANVEELIGRVAGEVYECLVPRDELSTLRNQYQICSTVQRSDGVKVRLIAVTPPTDDATQVSPTLEDAYLKTIDQQDGV; this is translated from the coding sequence ATGAAGTTACGTACTGAAGAACTTGGGAAAAAGTACGCAGAGGACACATGGGGTATCCGTGACGTCTCCCTCGAACTAAACGAGGGGATTCACGGATTACTAGGACCAAACGGTGCCGGAAAATCGACCCTCATGAATATCCTTACGACGGTTATGAAACCAACAACCGGCACTGCCTATTGGGAAGGCACGGACATAGTCGCATCGCCTAATGCTGTTCGGTCTATTCTCGGTTATCTACCTCAAGATTTCGGCGTGTATCCCGACCTAACACTCGAAGAGTTCCTTGAATATATGGCCGCACTGCGCGGCCTCGATAACGAGACTGCAAGCGCACGCATCGACGAGATGATTACACTCACAAATCTGAGTGACGTCCGAAACCGAAAGCTCAAGACGTTCTCTGGAGGGATGCGCCAACGCGTGGGTATTGCGCAAGCGTTGCTCAACGACCCGGACCTTCTCATTGCTGACGAACCGACGGTCGGATTAGACCCCGAAGAGCGAGTTCGGTTGCGAAGTGCTTTATCTAATACCGCTGCCGACCGTGTTGTCATTCTTTCAACACACATTGTTCCAGACGTGGAAGCAACCGCGAACAAAATCGCCATCCTCGATGATGGCCAACTACTGACCCATGCGAACGTCGAGGAACTCATTGGCCGAGTCGCTGGAGAGGTTTACGAGTGTCTCGTTCCACGAGACGAATTATCTACGCTTCGCAACCAGTACCAGATATGCAGTACTGTCCAGCGTTCGGACGGCGTCAAAGTCAGACTAATCGCAGTGACGCCACCGACAGATGACGCGACTCAGGTCTCCCCGACCCTCGAAGATGCATATCTCAAGACAATCGATCAACAGGACGGTGTCTGA
- a CDS encoding helix-turn-helix transcriptional regulator, which translates to MIDQTVADLTSYKRDLLLAVYRANQANETPVGADVKRELEALGQTNTAGGQFYPRLNELVERDLVTKSDHPDDARGFTCDLTDEGKTVLTQLFVRNAVSLDIDVTELDLPAEPPRPGLRLHGRPRG; encoded by the coding sequence ATGATCGACCAGACCGTAGCCGACTTGACGAGCTATAAACGCGATCTCTTGCTCGCTGTCTACCGGGCGAACCAAGCCAACGAGACACCTGTCGGCGCGGACGTCAAGCGGGAACTGGAAGCGCTCGGCCAGACCAACACCGCGGGCGGGCAGTTCTATCCCCGCCTCAATGAGCTAGTCGAGCGAGACCTCGTTACCAAGAGCGACCATCCGGACGACGCCCGCGGGTTCACCTGCGACCTCACTGACGAGGGCAAAACCGTACTCACGCAGTTGTTTGTGCGGAACGCCGTCTCGCTCGACATCGACGTGACCGAGTTAGACCTACCAGCGGAGCCGCCGCGGCCCGGATTACGTCTACACGGGCGACCCCGCGGGTAG
- a CDS encoding helix-turn-helix transcriptional regulator, which yields MSADSSQSVGDLRAFERDLLYAVRALERDSENPPKGLAIKAYLDERNGDEINHSRLYQNLDRLAEHGLLEKAEKDGRTNEYATTDTAEQLLVQHAKRRANAVGLNRGDSR from the coding sequence ATGAGCGCGGACTCTTCTCAGTCGGTCGGAGACCTCCGAGCGTTCGAGCGTGACCTCCTGTATGCGGTCCGCGCGCTCGAACGGGATAGCGAGAATCCACCGAAGGGTCTTGCGATCAAGGCGTATCTCGATGAACGGAACGGCGATGAAATCAATCATTCTCGTCTGTACCAGAATCTGGACCGGTTAGCCGAGCACGGCCTGCTAGAGAAGGCCGAGAAGGATGGCCGCACCAACGAATACGCCACCACCGACACTGCCGAGCAACTGCTCGTCCAGCACGCCAAGCGCCGCGCCAACGCAGTCGGCCTGAATAGAGGTGACTCGAGGTGA
- a CDS encoding ArsR family transcriptional regulator translates to MTRADDAILEFLLNEGNEELVATPGVIEANLPYTLSTVNQRLRELKDENLITYENEERALYKLTTKGRAYLAGDLDAEELENDKE, encoded by the coding sequence ATGACTCGTGCGGACGATGCAATCCTCGAATTTCTCCTTAACGAGGGCAATGAAGAGTTGGTTGCTACCCCGGGTGTTATTGAGGCGAATCTTCCGTATACACTCTCAACGGTAAATCAGCGTCTGCGCGAACTCAAAGATGAGAATCTCATCACGTACGAAAACGAAGAGCGAGCATTATACAAATTAACTACAAAAGGTCGCGCATATCTCGCTGGCGACCTCGACGCAGAAGAACTAGAAAACGACAAGGAGTAG